One window of Amaranthus tricolor cultivar Red isolate AtriRed21 chromosome 13, ASM2621246v1, whole genome shotgun sequence genomic DNA carries:
- the LOC130798312 gene encoding uncharacterized protein LOC130798312 — MESSDDQKMTVNGDEDMYNSSTTNQHEQSNYKQEQSAYADSDQSLYGVLSSLLMAIFFPDPHSDSSFFQRTKDSCRENLPHLREASKATGVNVLRWARQGSSLRLLLVISIGTITLLTLTGVLVFLLFLAAATVNAIIISLFMSLAAAGGFLAIFFACVAGIYIGALSIAVFVISSATISAIITVLIVTGWLGFFWIVWSVVKKSAGLAKHSVSITGSALTAYTSGWHAHQRHHHHD, encoded by the exons ATGGAGTCTTCCGATGATCAGAAGATGACTGTTAATGGCGACGAAGACATGTACAACAGCAGTACAACCAACCAACACGAACAATCCAACTACAAACAAGAACAATCCGCTTATGCTGATTCTGATCAGAGTTTATACGGTGTCCTTTCATCACTTCTAATGGCGATCTTCTTCCCAGATCCTCACTCTGACTCGTCTTTCTTCCAGCGAACCAAAGATTCTTGTAGAGAGAACCTTCCGCACCTTCGAGAAGCTTCTAAAGCTACTGGTGTTAATGTTCTTAGGTGGGCCCGTCAAGGCAGTTCTCTTCGCTTGCTCCTCGTTATTTCT ATTGGGACAATTACTCTTCTAACCCTTACAGGGGTGCTAGTTTTCTTGCTCTTTTTGGCAGCGGCTACTGTCAATGCAATCATCATATCACTGTTTATGTCTTTGGCTGCTGCTGGTGGCTTCTTGGCTATCTTCTTTgcttgtgttgcaggaatttaCATAGGGGCTTTGTCGATTGCTGTTTTCGTTATTTCCTCTGCAACAATATCGGCAATTATCACTGTTCTTATTGTTACAG GCTGGCTTGGTTTCTTTTGGATTGTCTGGTCGGTAGTGAAAAAGAGTGCTGGCCTTGCAAAGCACTCCGTCAGCATCACTGGATCAGCACTTACGGCATATACCTCAGGTTGGCATGCCCATCAGCGCCATCACCATCATGATTAA